The following are encoded together in the Rhabdothermincola salaria genome:
- a CDS encoding universal stress protein, with amino-acid sequence MTGRVVVGVDLDDASAVALREAVREARWRGAALEIVHVHHPATAATAFPVPAGRGKDRPDPEGVRRRAAEALDTWLDTVDVDLTDLEVTRVLRGARHPGRELEALGRGAALVVVGTRRRPAIATSLLGSVGEHLARRCPAPVLHTRS; translated from the coding sequence GACGACGCCTCGGCAGTCGCGCTGCGCGAGGCCGTCCGGGAAGCCCGCTGGCGGGGGGCAGCCCTCGAGATCGTCCACGTGCACCACCCGGCGACCGCCGCCACGGCGTTCCCGGTGCCCGCCGGGAGGGGCAAGGACCGGCCCGACCCCGAAGGCGTCCGACGCCGCGCCGCCGAGGCGCTCGACACCTGGCTCGACACCGTCGACGTCGACCTCACCGATCTCGAGGTCACCCGGGTGCTCCGCGGCGCCCGACACCCCGGCCGTGAGCTCGAGGCACTCGGACGCGGCGCCGCCCTGGTGGTGGTGGGCACCCGTCGCCGTCCGGCCATCGCCACCTCCTTGCTGGGCAGCGTCGGCGAGCACCTGGCCCGGCGCTGCCCGGCACCCGTGTTGCACACACGCAGCTGA
- a CDS encoding MFS transporter: MPGDTAEQPDAPDLDRARRRRWLVLAVLSGCLALISLDNTIVNVALPRLQEDLGATQEELQWIVDGYSLLFAGSLLLAGSLGDRYGRRLALLVGLVVFGVFSLAATLAGDALVLTLCRAAMGVGGAFIMPSTLSVLTQVFPDPAERGRAIGVWAAVAGAAVALGPILGGLLVEHFDWHAIFLVNPLLVVPLLVAVLVVVPETRDPSRPRLDPLGAVLSTTGLVAIVYSVVEVPDQGVAPATVGAAVGGSVLLALFVVWELRTSAPMLQVRWFAQRVFSVSVGSVAVIYFALFGTMFFVPQFLQLVWSYSPLESGLGVLPLAGGLLLASLLSPRWSARVGARTVVVVGLAAVAVGMGVASVITTATPYVVLGVVLALMGGGLGLALPQATNGILGSVPREKSGSAAAVNDAIGEIGGSLGVAVLGAILAASYRSSIDEAVTRAGDVADRLPGGVLDAVRESLSGAVGAAARVGGTYGEAIRNTAGVAFTNGMTLALLVGAAVPLVAAVVVRLVYPGDLPEASEG; the protein is encoded by the coding sequence GTGCCTGGCGACACCGCGGAGCAGCCCGACGCCCCCGACCTGGACAGAGCCCGCCGCCGGCGCTGGCTGGTGCTGGCGGTGCTGTCGGGGTGCCTGGCGCTGATCTCGCTCGACAACACCATCGTCAACGTGGCCCTGCCGCGGCTCCAGGAGGACCTGGGCGCCACCCAGGAGGAGCTGCAGTGGATCGTCGACGGCTACTCGTTGCTCTTCGCCGGCTCGTTGTTGCTGGCCGGCAGCCTCGGCGACCGCTACGGGCGCCGGCTCGCGCTCCTCGTGGGTCTCGTCGTGTTCGGCGTGTTCTCCCTGGCGGCCACCCTGGCCGGTGACGCCCTGGTGCTCACCCTGTGCCGGGCGGCCATGGGCGTCGGCGGCGCGTTCATCATGCCCTCGACCTTGTCGGTGCTCACCCAGGTGTTCCCCGACCCGGCCGAGCGGGGACGGGCCATCGGCGTCTGGGCGGCGGTGGCGGGCGCGGCCGTCGCCCTCGGTCCGATCCTCGGAGGTCTGCTGGTGGAGCACTTCGACTGGCACGCCATCTTCCTCGTCAACCCGCTCCTGGTGGTCCCGCTGCTGGTCGCGGTGCTGGTGGTCGTGCCCGAGACCCGCGACCCGTCCCGGCCCCGCCTCGACCCGTTGGGGGCGGTGCTGTCGACGACCGGGTTGGTCGCCATCGTCTACTCCGTGGTGGAGGTACCCGACCAGGGGGTGGCCCCGGCCACGGTCGGCGCCGCGGTGGGAGGGTCGGTCCTGCTCGCCCTCTTCGTCGTCTGGGAGCTGCGCACCTCGGCCCCGATGCTGCAGGTCCGCTGGTTCGCCCAGCGGGTGTTCAGCGTGTCGGTGGGATCGGTGGCGGTCATCTACTTCGCCCTGTTCGGGACGATGTTCTTCGTGCCCCAGTTCCTCCAGCTGGTGTGGTCCTACAGCCCGTTGGAGTCGGGCCTCGGGGTGCTGCCCCTCGCCGGCGGGCTGCTCCTGGCGTCGCTGCTGAGCCCCCGCTGGTCGGCGAGGGTCGGCGCCCGCACCGTGGTCGTGGTCGGGTTGGCGGCGGTCGCCGTCGGCATGGGGGTGGCCTCGGTCATCACCACGGCGACCCCCTATGTCGTGCTCGGTGTCGTGCTCGCGCTCATGGGCGGCGGGCTGGGCCTGGCCCTTCCCCAGGCCACCAACGGGATCCTCGGGTCGGTGCCTCGCGAGAAGTCGGGCTCGGCGGCGGCGGTGAACGACGCCATCGGCGAGATCGGGGGATCGCTCGGCGTCGCGGTGCTCGGTGCGATCCTGGCGGCGTCGTACCGTTCGAGCATCGACGAGGCGGTGACACGCGCGGGTGACGTCGCCGATCGGCTCCCCGGCGGGGTGCTCGATGCCGTGCGCGAGTCGCTCTCCGGGGCGGTCGGCGCCGCGGCGCGCGTCGGAGGCACCTACGGCGAGGCCATCCGCAACACCGCCGGGGTGGCGTTCACCAACGGGATGACCCTCGCCCTGCTCGTCGGTGCCGCGGTGCCCTTGGTCGCCGCCGTGGTCGTGCGCCTCGTCTACCCCGGCGACCTGCCCGAGGCCAGCGAGGGCTGA
- a CDS encoding LCP family protein: MPAVPPSGKPAFRHAREPLPRRARWSARRKVLVVLGTVVALVALAGASVFGYGWFRWNQVERKDLALAETIGAGPQNFLIVGSDNREVVTGDDPNASAFLNEPGAGHSGQRSDTIMIARVDAANSSVDLISFPRDLWIPIQPGGEEQRINTAYNNGAQALVDTIQTEFGIDINHYVEIDFSSFKGVVDAVGGVPMYFEGPMRDEHTGFYQYELGCQSLDGDQGLAFARSRHLEHQDSQGRWVEDPTGDFGRISRQQFFIRRVIDRANASFGSLDVKAVNDVVASTADNLTIDDGLGLGEIVDLARAFQGFSGDQIVTHNLPVTDRITSGGAWIAELVEVEAEPVLNVFRGLPPDAVSPGSVSLIVRNGSGAEMQATEVSGELEGLGYQAAIGADTDETNTRTVVRYAPGMERHADQVARQLASGADLEEDASLEGEDSPIVLVTGTDFTTVLDEARPATTTTTLEASGDETTTTVAAEATDEIIGVVPDAAPAGLDCR, translated from the coding sequence ATGCCTGCAGTCCCCCCGTCCGGCAAACCCGCCTTCCGACACGCCCGCGAGCCGCTGCCTCGCCGGGCCCGGTGGAGTGCCCGGCGCAAGGTCCTGGTGGTGCTGGGCACGGTCGTCGCCCTCGTGGCGCTGGCCGGGGCCAGCGTGTTCGGCTACGGCTGGTTCCGGTGGAACCAGGTCGAGCGCAAGGACCTGGCGTTGGCCGAGACCATCGGCGCCGGACCCCAGAACTTCCTGATCGTCGGGTCCGACAACCGCGAGGTGGTGACCGGCGACGACCCCAACGCCTCGGCCTTCCTGAACGAGCCCGGCGCCGGCCACAGCGGTCAGCGCTCGGACACGATCATGATCGCCCGGGTCGATGCTGCCAACAGCAGCGTCGACCTCATCTCGTTCCCGCGAGACCTGTGGATCCCGATCCAGCCCGGCGGCGAGGAGCAACGGATCAACACGGCCTACAACAACGGGGCCCAGGCCCTGGTCGACACCATCCAGACCGAGTTCGGCATCGACATCAACCACTACGTGGAGATCGACTTCTCCAGCTTCAAGGGCGTCGTCGACGCCGTCGGCGGGGTGCCGATGTACTTCGAAGGCCCCATGCGAGACGAGCACACGGGCTTCTACCAGTACGAGCTGGGGTGCCAGTCGCTCGACGGCGACCAGGGCCTGGCCTTCGCCCGCTCCCGCCACCTCGAGCACCAGGACTCCCAGGGTCGCTGGGTCGAGGACCCCACCGGCGACTTCGGGCGCATCAGCCGCCAGCAGTTCTTCATCCGCCGGGTGATCGACCGGGCCAACGCCTCGTTCGGTTCCCTCGACGTGAAGGCCGTCAACGACGTGGTGGCCTCGACCGCCGACAACCTGACCATCGACGACGGCCTCGGCCTGGGCGAGATCGTCGATCTGGCCCGAGCCTTCCAGGGGTTCTCCGGCGACCAGATCGTCACCCACAACCTCCCGGTGACCGACCGCATCACCAGCGGTGGGGCGTGGATCGCCGAGCTCGTCGAGGTCGAGGCCGAGCCGGTGCTCAACGTCTTCCGTGGTCTGCCTCCCGACGCGGTGTCGCCTGGTTCGGTGAGCCTCATCGTGCGCAACGGCAGCGGGGCCGAGATGCAGGCCACCGAGGTCTCCGGCGAGCTCGAGGGCCTCGGCTACCAGGCCGCCATCGGAGCCGACACCGACGAGACCAACACCCGCACGGTCGTGCGCTACGCCCCCGGCATGGAGCGCCACGCCGACCAGGTGGCCCGCCAGCTGGCGTCGGGGGCCGACCTCGAGGAGGACGCCTCACTCGAGGGCGAGGACTCTCCGATCGTGCTGGTCACCGGCACGGACTTCACCACCGTGCTCGACGAGGCCCGCCCGGCGACCACGACCACGACGCTCGAGGCGAGCGGGGACGAGACCACCACGACCGTGGCCGCCGAGGCCACCGACGAGATCATCGGCGTGGTGCCCGACGCCGCCCCCGCCGGTCTGGACTGCCGCTGA
- a CDS encoding DUF4397 domain-containing protein produces MRKIAIAACLGLLMALVPATGAVQAATSTTGDLRVIHGIPGGPEVDVDVWVNGLEAASDLASGESFDVGLSAGDHDVVVCFAGSTDDTCAPGGAAQTVLSGVISVAGGTTYTLVVEPNVAGPPPPVGTLAQFVVDTTPTGLGMARFQFNHAIPAGVGPVSVCLDGEAVAGLEEITFPNAGIAEVPEGVYGLSLDLGLGCDPETNDVNLVAGTSFALTATAVETCGANCVQVLVVGQERPDNMPDPAFCNDVLGLSEATILLDALFAGVVVGEPGTYPTPDEVMDVVDALNAVILLGDIDVPLEVQPQWEILTAGLRDLAAGLALVGGDLEMLPEAALQDIIDGLNDDTPDPEIDAATEVLTEWVVANCFDTPAPTPTPTPTPAPTPAPAQPTSVTPRFTG; encoded by the coding sequence GTGAGAAAGATCGCCATAGCGGCGTGTCTCGGGTTGCTGATGGCGCTCGTGCCGGCCACCGGCGCAGTGCAGGCGGCAACGTCGACGACGGGTGACCTGCGAGTCATCCATGGCATCCCTGGCGGCCCCGAGGTCGATGTCGACGTCTGGGTCAATGGCCTGGAGGCCGCGTCGGACCTCGCCTCGGGCGAGAGCTTCGATGTCGGCCTGTCCGCCGGCGACCACGACGTGGTCGTCTGCTTCGCCGGCTCGACCGACGACACCTGCGCCCCGGGCGGTGCCGCCCAGACCGTCCTGAGCGGGGTCATCTCGGTGGCCGGTGGGACGACCTACACCCTGGTCGTCGAGCCGAACGTCGCCGGCCCGCCCCCGCCCGTCGGGACGCTCGCCCAGTTCGTCGTCGACACGACGCCCACGGGTCTGGGCATGGCCCGGTTCCAGTTCAACCACGCCATCCCGGCCGGCGTGGGCCCCGTCTCGGTCTGCCTCGACGGCGAGGCCGTCGCAGGCCTGGAGGAGATCACCTTCCCCAACGCCGGCATCGCCGAGGTGCCCGAGGGCGTGTACGGCCTGAGCCTCGATCTGGGCCTCGGGTGCGATCCCGAGACCAACGACGTCAACCTCGTCGCCGGTACCAGCTTCGCCCTGACCGCCACGGCGGTCGAGACGTGCGGCGCCAACTGCGTCCAGGTGCTCGTCGTCGGCCAGGAACGTCCCGACAACATGCCGGACCCGGCCTTCTGCAACGACGTGCTCGGGCTGAGCGAGGCCACCATCCTGCTCGACGCCCTCTTCGCCGGCGTCGTGGTCGGCGAGCCCGGCACCTACCCGACGCCCGACGAGGTCATGGACGTCGTGGACGCGTTGAACGCCGTGATCCTCCTCGGCGACATCGACGTGCCGCTCGAGGTGCAACCCCAGTGGGAGATCCTCACCGCGGGCCTTCGTGACCTGGCGGCCGGCCTGGCGTTGGTCGGCGGCGACCTCGAGATGCTTCCCGAGGCCGCGCTGCAGGACATCATCGACGGCCTGAACGACGACACGCCGGACCCCGAGATCGACGCCGCCACCGAGGTGCTCACCGAATGGGTCGTCGCCAACTGCTTCGACACGCCGGCGCCCACGCCGACGCCGACGCCGACGCCGGCACCCACGCCGGCTCCGGCCCAGCCCACCAGCGTCACGCCCCGCTTCACCGGGTGA
- a CDS encoding acyl-CoA dehydrogenase family protein, translating to MDLTYPPEAEAFRTEIRQWLEDNLPEGWFDEGFTMTDQERGAWLEEWTGKLFEGGWICATWPTEYGGKGLTTMQGVVLSEEFARAGAPMRGDFFGDTLVGPTILQWGTEEQKKEFIPGILSGTIAWCQGFSEPDAGSDMASLKTTAELDGDEWVINGQKIWTTQGFVADYVFVLCRTDKDAPKHKGISYLLCPMDQPGVEVRPIKQIDGAAEFAEVFFTNARCPKDNVVGGLNNGWAVAMTTLGFERGTSATTGYRRFENELNSIIEIARGNGAIDHPVIRQRIAACHSKVQIMRINGLRSLATVVSGKKDKGVAALGATNKMFWSEYHQEVMELAIDILGVKAQLLLGEPGKEESVPGYGRRATNAEYPANALQSAFFFSRSETIWGGTAEIQRNIVGERVLGLPKEPKVAS from the coding sequence ATGGACCTGACCTATCCACCTGAAGCCGAGGCGTTCCGCACCGAGATCCGCCAGTGGCTCGAGGACAACCTCCCCGAGGGCTGGTTCGACGAGGGCTTCACCATGACCGACCAGGAGCGCGGGGCCTGGCTCGAGGAGTGGACCGGCAAGCTCTTCGAGGGCGGTTGGATCTGCGCCACCTGGCCGACGGAGTACGGCGGCAAGGGCCTCACGACCATGCAGGGCGTGGTGCTCTCCGAGGAGTTCGCCCGGGCCGGCGCCCCCATGCGCGGCGACTTCTTCGGTGACACCCTCGTCGGTCCCACCATCTTGCAGTGGGGCACCGAGGAGCAGAAGAAGGAGTTCATCCCCGGCATCCTCTCGGGCACCATCGCCTGGTGCCAGGGGTTCTCCGAACCCGATGCCGGGTCCGACATGGCCTCGCTCAAGACCACCGCCGAGCTCGACGGCGACGAGTGGGTCATCAACGGGCAGAAGATCTGGACCACCCAGGGCTTCGTGGCCGACTACGTCTTCGTGCTGTGCCGCACCGACAAGGACGCCCCCAAGCACAAGGGCATCTCCTACCTGCTGTGCCCCATGGACCAGCCCGGTGTCGAGGTGAGGCCGATCAAGCAGATCGACGGCGCCGCGGAGTTCGCCGAGGTCTTCTTCACCAACGCCCGTTGCCCGAAGGACAACGTGGTGGGCGGCCTCAACAACGGCTGGGCCGTGGCCATGACCACGCTCGGCTTCGAGCGGGGCACGTCGGCCACCACCGGCTACCGCCGCTTCGAGAACGAGCTGAACAGCATCATCGAGATCGCCCGGGGCAACGGGGCCATCGACCATCCCGTCATCCGTCAGCGCATCGCCGCCTGCCACTCCAAGGTCCAGATCATGCGGATCAACGGGTTGCGTTCGCTCGCCACCGTCGTGTCGGGCAAGAAGGACAAGGGCGTCGCCGCGCTCGGGGCGACCAACAAGATGTTCTGGAGCGAGTACCACCAGGAGGTCATGGAGCTGGCCATCGACATCCTGGGGGTGAAGGCACAGCTGCTGCTGGGGGAGCCGGGCAAGGAGGAGTCGGTGCCGGGCTACGGCCGCCGGGCCACCAACGCCGAGTACCCGGCCAACGCCTTGCAGTCGGCCTTCTTCTTCAGCCGCTCGGAGACGATCTGGGGCGGGACCGCCGAGATCCAGCGCAACATCGTCGGTGAGCGGGTCCTGGGCCTGCCCAAGGAGCCCAAGGTCGCGAGCTGA
- a CDS encoding Coenzyme F420 hydrogenase/dehydrogenase, beta subunit C-terminal domain, with the protein MSTTSDATPAAPSVPAKPKAERWSFQWKELFSEVITSGLCTGCAGCVISCPHDVIGYDHTAGGYTPFHLEEELGLDNCVHGEKGCTSCTRACPRFRLWEPQADEHLFGREREDDEIAGIHGDILLTRASDDMVHRMGQDGGLVSAILIWAMQEGYIDGALTSYLEGGADSGSWKAVPGVASDRDEVLAAAGSRYTYSANTLAIDEALEKGLSKLALVGMSCQSSVPPVMWSRKVGKISKPIVFNIGLLCSKTFDDAIFEELFEAKYRLRKSEIVKMNIKGVFQIWMRDGSYHEVNLKECHAWTREGCTHCPDFAAEHADISTGGIGKDNDWTLTIVRTDLGREIIDRMIADGSIVARPGDEDPGAIALMRKLAEKSRSRWPQWAEPVVRLGLPEKKAKAKT; encoded by the coding sequence ATGAGCACCACCTCCGACGCCACGCCCGCGGCCCCTTCCGTGCCCGCCAAGCCCAAGGCCGAGCGCTGGAGCTTCCAGTGGAAGGAGCTCTTCAGCGAGGTCATCACCTCCGGGCTGTGCACCGGCTGCGCGGGATGTGTGATCTCCTGCCCCCACGACGTCATCGGCTACGACCACACCGCCGGCGGCTACACGCCCTTCCACCTCGAGGAAGAGCTGGGCCTCGACAACTGCGTGCACGGCGAGAAGGGCTGCACCTCGTGCACGAGGGCGTGCCCCCGGTTCCGGTTGTGGGAGCCGCAGGCCGACGAGCACCTCTTCGGCCGCGAACGAGAGGACGACGAGATCGCCGGCATCCACGGCGACATCCTCCTCACCCGGGCCTCCGACGACATGGTGCACCGCATGGGCCAGGACGGCGGGCTGGTGTCGGCCATCCTCATCTGGGCCATGCAGGAGGGCTACATCGACGGTGCCCTGACCTCCTACCTCGAGGGCGGAGCCGACTCCGGCAGCTGGAAGGCCGTGCCCGGCGTGGCGTCCGACCGCGACGAGGTCCTCGCCGCGGCCGGTAGTCGCTACACCTACTCGGCCAACACCCTGGCCATCGACGAGGCCCTCGAGAAGGGGCTGTCCAAGCTGGCCCTGGTGGGCATGAGCTGCCAGTCGTCGGTGCCGCCGGTGATGTGGAGCCGCAAGGTCGGCAAGATCTCCAAGCCCATCGTGTTCAACATCGGGCTGCTCTGCTCCAAGACCTTCGACGACGCCATCTTCGAAGAGCTCTTCGAGGCCAAGTACCGCCTCCGCAAGTCCGAGATCGTGAAGATGAACATCAAGGGCGTCTTCCAGATCTGGATGCGCGACGGCAGCTACCACGAGGTCAACCTGAAGGAGTGCCACGCCTGGACGCGTGAGGGCTGCACCCACTGCCCCGACTTCGCCGCCGAGCACGCCGACATCTCCACCGGGGGCATCGGCAAGGACAACGACTGGACCCTCACCATCGTGCGCACCGATCTCGGTCGCGAGATCATCGATCGCATGATCGCCGACGGCTCGATCGTGGCCCGGCCCGGCGACGAGGACCCGGGGGCCATCGCCCTCATGCGCAAGCTGGCCGAGAAGAGCCGGTCGCGTTGGCCCCAGTGGGCCGAGCCGGTGGTGCGCCTGGGCCTGCCCGAGAAGAAGGCCAAGGCCAAGACCTGA
- a CDS encoding uracil-DNA glycosylase: MSDSLVAVAADVVGCRRCPRLVAWREEVAATKRAAYADEEYWGRPVPGFGDPSACIVVVGLAPAAHGANRTGRMFTGDRSGEWLYRALWRAGLANQAESVGLDDGLALADAYVTAPVKCAPPANKPLPTERDACAPFLARELDVLGELRVIVALGGFGFAAVAAHLGLRPRPRFGHGVEVDLGHGRTLLGCYHVSQQNTFTGRLTEPMLDAVFARARALAGLAPA, from the coding sequence GTGTCCGACTCGCTCGTCGCCGTGGCTGCCGACGTGGTCGGCTGTCGCCGTTGCCCACGCTTGGTGGCGTGGCGCGAGGAGGTGGCCGCCACCAAGCGCGCCGCCTACGCCGACGAGGAGTACTGGGGTCGTCCCGTGCCCGGGTTCGGCGACCCGTCGGCTTGCATCGTGGTGGTGGGCCTGGCCCCGGCGGCGCACGGGGCCAACCGCACCGGGCGGATGTTCACCGGTGACCGCTCGGGGGAGTGGCTCTACCGGGCGCTGTGGCGGGCCGGGCTCGCCAACCAGGCCGAGAGCGTGGGCCTCGACGACGGGTTGGCCCTCGCCGACGCCTACGTCACCGCCCCGGTGAAGTGCGCGCCGCCGGCCAACAAGCCCCTCCCCACCGAACGCGATGCGTGCGCTCCCTTCCTCGCCCGTGAGCTCGACGTGCTGGGTGAGCTCCGGGTGATCGTGGCGTTGGGCGGGTTCGGCTTCGCCGCAGTGGCGGCGCACCTCGGCCTGCGGCCCCGACCCCGCTTCGGCCACGGCGTCGAGGTGGACCTCGGCCACGGCCGCACCCTCCTGGGCTGCTACCACGTGAGCCAGCAGAACACCTTCACCGGCCGCCTCACCGAGCCCATGCTCGACGCGGTCTTCGCCCGGGCTCGGGCCCTGGCCGGCCTGGCGCCGGCCTGA
- a CDS encoding MSMEG_4193 family putative phosphomutase, whose protein sequence is MAARSKTPRPTLVLLVRHGQTPTTGATLPGRAPGLHLAEAGRAQADRAADRIAALEQVAAVYASPLERTRETAAPIARARRLRVRTDKGLLECDFGEWTGKKLADLRKKPAWETVQRYPSGFRFPGGESFVEMQTRMGSALDRLVARHPGETIVAVSHADPIKAALAQALGTHLDLFQRIVVSPCSISAVLYGPGGPAVLAANSTGDDLSALGLS, encoded by the coding sequence ATGGCTGCCCGATCCAAAACCCCCCGACCCACCCTCGTGCTGCTGGTGCGCCACGGCCAGACCCCCACCACCGGCGCCACCCTGCCGGGGCGGGCCCCCGGCCTGCACCTCGCGGAGGCCGGCCGGGCCCAGGCCGACCGGGCGGCCGACCGCATCGCCGCGCTCGAGCAGGTGGCGGCCGTCTACGCCTCGCCGCTCGAGCGCACCCGCGAGACCGCCGCCCCCATCGCCCGCGCCCGGCGCCTGCGGGTGCGCACCGACAAGGGCCTGCTCGAGTGCGACTTCGGCGAATGGACGGGCAAGAAGCTCGCCGACCTCCGCAAGAAGCCGGCCTGGGAGACCGTCCAGCGCTACCCGAGCGGTTTCCGCTTCCCCGGGGGCGAGTCGTTCGTGGAGATGCAGACCCGCATGGGCTCCGCGCTCGACCGCCTCGTCGCCCGCCACCCCGGCGAGACCATCGTGGCCGTGTCGCACGCCGATCCCATCAAGGCCGCGCTGGCGCAGGCCCTCGGCACCCACCTCGACCTCTTCCAGCGCATCGTCGTGTCGCCCTGCTCCATCTCCGCGGTGCTCTACGGCCCCGGCGGACCGGCGGTACTGGCGGCCAACTCCACCGGCGACGACCTCAGCGCCCTCGGCCTCTCCTGA
- a CDS encoding DUF3090 family protein yields MLDSFDFPDPTQVMPVALGEPGDRLFLLQVVHDDVPVLFKVEKSQVAALCDYLGGILADLPPIDEADIPGDPEPPDPRTAITSWPIASLAVAYEEDTDRILVVAEPFDDVVDEADPDSEPPTARIRMTRAQVAGFIRTGRALVAAGRPPCPLCGLPTGPGRHACPRMN; encoded by the coding sequence ATGCTGGATTCCTTCGACTTCCCCGATCCCACCCAGGTCATGCCCGTCGCCCTCGGCGAGCCCGGCGACCGCCTCTTCCTGCTCCAGGTGGTGCACGACGACGTGCCCGTGCTGTTCAAGGTGGAGAAGTCCCAGGTGGCTGCGCTGTGCGACTACCTCGGCGGCATCCTGGCCGACCTCCCCCCCATCGACGAGGCCGACATCCCCGGCGACCCCGAACCGCCCGATCCCCGCACGGCCATCACCTCGTGGCCGATCGCCTCGTTGGCCGTGGCCTACGAGGAGGACACCGACCGCATCCTGGTCGTGGCCGAGCCCTTCGACGACGTCGTCGACGAGGCCGACCCCGACAGCGAGCCCCCGACCGCCCGCATCCGCATGACGCGCGCCCAGGTGGCCGGCTTCATCCGCACGGGTCGGGCCCTCGTCGCCGCCGGACGACCTCCGTGCCCGCTGTGCGGCCTGCCCACGGGACCGGGGAGGCACGCGTGCCCCCGGATGAACTGA
- a CDS encoding SCO1664 family protein has translation MPPDELSLRPVLEHGALEIIGRMPWSSNGTFLAEACLDGRTERAIYKPHRGERPLWDFPDGLYRREVAAYELSHALGWDLVPLTVLREEGPLGVGSLQAFVEADFEQHYFTLLEDEEHHPTFRRLAAFDFVANNTDRKGGHCLLGPGGRIWGIDNGLSFHAEFKLRTVIWDFAGEPLDPDAIADLRRLVDDGLPEPLAALLGTFERDALVTRARALVREGTLPVDPTGHRYPWPLV, from the coding sequence GTGCCCCCGGATGAACTGAGCCTGCGCCCCGTCCTCGAGCACGGCGCCCTGGAGATCATCGGCCGCATGCCGTGGAGCTCCAACGGCACGTTCCTCGCCGAGGCCTGCCTCGACGGACGCACCGAGCGGGCCATCTACAAGCCCCACCGGGGTGAGCGGCCGCTCTGGGACTTCCCCGACGGCCTCTACCGCCGGGAGGTGGCCGCCTACGAGCTCAGCCACGCCCTCGGATGGGACCTCGTGCCCCTCACCGTGCTGCGCGAGGAAGGTCCCCTCGGCGTGGGATCGCTGCAGGCCTTCGTCGAGGCCGACTTCGAGCAGCACTACTTCACCCTCCTCGAGGACGAGGAGCACCACCCCACGTTCCGGCGCCTGGCTGCCTTCGACTTCGTGGCCAACAACACCGACCGCAAGGGCGGGCACTGCCTGCTGGGTCCGGGGGGCCGCATCTGGGGCATCGACAACGGGTTGTCGTTCCACGCCGAGTTCAAGCTGCGCACGGTCATCTGGGACTTCGCCGGCGAGCCGCTCGATCCCGACGCCATCGCCGACCTGCGACGCCTCGTCGACGACGGCCTCCCCGAACCCCTGGCGGCCCTGCTCGGGACCTTCGAGCGCGATGCGCTGGTCACCCGGGCCCGGGCGCTGGTGCGCGAAGGCACCCTGCCGGTCGACCCCACCGGCCACCGCTACCCCTGGCCGCTGGTCTGA
- a CDS encoding electron transfer flavoprotein subunit alpha/FixB family protein has translation MTLSKIWVFAEAVDGKVTPTTLELLTKARELGDTVEAVYAGGDADAIAGTLGEYGAAKVLATGDLGDALPGVPVAGALADAAGAQAPNAILFPTTYVGRDVAGRLSVKLDRTVITNNVDVAVEGSSLVTTEPVFGGSTNVKTTFSGEGPFLVLVRPKSFAPEASGGGAAAVETIAVPDAGKSGGAKIVNRHVEERSGPSLDEAAVVVAGGRGLGEAEKYEMIERLAKDLKGAPGASRAIVDAGWVPYSYQVGQTGKVVKPDVYIAAGISGATQHMVGMKGSKNIIAINKDAEAPIFGISDLGIVGDVHKVLPALLEALEKR, from the coding sequence ATGACGCTTTCCAAGATCTGGGTGTTCGCCGAGGCCGTTGACGGCAAGGTCACCCCCACCACCCTCGAACTGCTCACCAAGGCCCGCGAGCTCGGCGACACCGTCGAGGCCGTGTACGCCGGTGGTGACGCCGACGCCATCGCCGGCACCCTCGGCGAGTACGGCGCGGCCAAGGTCCTCGCCACCGGCGACCTCGGCGACGCCCTGCCGGGCGTGCCGGTGGCCGGCGCCCTCGCCGACGCCGCCGGCGCCCAGGCGCCGAACGCCATCTTGTTCCCCACCACCTACGTCGGTCGCGATGTCGCCGGGCGCCTGTCGGTCAAGCTCGACCGCACGGTCATCACCAACAACGTCGACGTGGCCGTCGAAGGCTCCAGCCTGGTCACCACCGAGCCCGTCTTCGGTGGCTCGACCAACGTCAAGACCACCTTCAGCGGCGAGGGCCCGTTCCTCGTGCTGGTTCGCCCCAAGTCCTTCGCCCCCGAGGCGTCGGGCGGCGGTGCGGCGGCGGTCGAGACCATCGCCGTGCCCGACGCAGGCAAGAGCGGAGGGGCCAAGATCGTGAACCGCCACGTCGAGGAGCGCTCCGGCCCGTCGCTCGACGAAGCGGCCGTGGTCGTGGCCGGCGGTCGTGGCCTCGGTGAGGCCGAGAAGTACGAGATGATCGAGCGGCTGGCCAAGGACCTCAAGGGTGCCCCCGGTGCCTCCCGCGCCATCGTCGACGCCGGTTGGGTGCCCTACAGCTACCAGGTCGGCCAGACCGGCAAGGTCGTCAAGCCCGACGTCTACATCGCCGCCGGCATCTCCGGTGCCACCCAGCACATGGTCGGCATGAAGGGCTCCAAGAACATCATCGCCATCAACAAGGATGCCGAGGCCCCCATCTTCGGGATCAGCGACCTCGGCATCGTGGGCGACGTGCACAAGGTGCTGCCGGCGCTCCTCGAGGCCCTCGAGAAGCGCTAG